The following proteins are encoded in a genomic region of Thiomonas sp. X19:
- a CDS encoding ABC transporter substrate-binding protein, with amino-acid sequence MPFVRRVALRTLASLAAFASLTVSGVQVAQATQPMNIGTVVWIGYGPFYVADAKGFFKHYGLDAKLQNFNDPALIPSAIASKAVEGGMLTYDQVIGSDAKGLHLQVVMPIDYSNGADAIVAKTDITKITQFKGQKIGYNPLSPSDFLLSYALLKNGMGEKDIQSVSMTPEQVPAAMASGGIPIGVTYEPSLSQIVAMEGGKKFHVVFSSKDAPGLITDVLVFNKAYIASHPKEVKATIQAYLEGLAYMKSHPDDADAIIGKAMGISAKDVKEQMSGVFNIPLPGMVKTFTKSAATTSLYGSGPVIGKVLMGKKQIASVPPIADTFDAKFVMQLAK; translated from the coding sequence ATGCCGTTCGTCCGCAGAGTCGCCTTGCGCACCCTTGCAAGCCTTGCCGCTTTCGCCTCCCTCACCGTCTCGGGCGTGCAAGTCGCCCAAGCCACGCAGCCCATGAATATCGGCACCGTGGTCTGGATCGGCTACGGCCCCTTCTACGTCGCCGACGCCAAAGGCTTCTTCAAGCACTACGGCCTCGACGCCAAGCTGCAGAATTTCAACGATCCGGCGCTGATCCCATCGGCCATTGCCAGCAAGGCCGTCGAGGGCGGCATGCTCACCTACGACCAGGTCATCGGCTCGGACGCCAAGGGCCTGCACCTCCAGGTGGTCATGCCGATCGACTATTCCAACGGCGCGGACGCCATCGTCGCCAAGACGGACATCACCAAGATCACCCAGTTCAAGGGCCAGAAGATCGGCTACAACCCGTTGTCGCCCTCGGACTTCCTGCTGTCCTATGCGCTGTTGAAGAACGGCATGGGGGAGAAGGACATTCAATCCGTCAGCATGACCCCCGAGCAGGTGCCGGCGGCCATGGCCTCGGGCGGCATTCCGATCGGCGTGACCTATGAGCCCAGCCTGTCGCAGATCGTGGCGATGGAAGGCGGCAAGAAGTTCCACGTGGTGTTCTCGTCCAAGGACGCGCCGGGCCTGATCACCGACGTGCTGGTGTTCAACAAGGCCTATATCGCGTCGCATCCGAAGGAAGTCAAAGCCACGATCCAGGCCTATCTGGAAGGTCTGGCGTATATGAAGTCGCATCCGGACGACGCCGACGCCATCATCGGCAAGGCCATGGGCATTTCCGCGAAGGACGTGAAGGAGCAGATGTCCGGCGTGTTCAACATTCCCCTGCCCGGCATGGTGAAGACCTTCACCAAGTCCGCCGCGACCACTTCCCTCTACGGCAGCGGGCCGGTGATCGGCAAGGTGCTGATGGGCAAGAAGCAGATCGCCTCCGTGCCGCCCATTGCCGACACGTTCGATGCCAAGTTCGTGATGCAACTCGCCAAGTAA
- a CDS encoding RidA family protein: MPPIFHMISGAPDPVAPFSHAVEADGWVFVTGQMPFSGTSLDSSYPEGIEAQTHQVMKNLATVLEGCRLTLANVVSVRIFLLHFDADYDAMNRVYASYFPPGRRPARTCVGVSGLAKGARVEIDMVARRD, from the coding sequence ATGCCCCCCATCTTCCACATGATTTCAGGCGCCCCGGACCCGGTGGCGCCATTCAGCCATGCCGTCGAAGCCGACGGCTGGGTTTTTGTCACGGGGCAGATGCCATTCAGCGGCACGTCGCTGGACTCGTCCTACCCCGAGGGCATCGAGGCGCAGACGCACCAGGTGATGAAGAATCTCGCAACCGTGCTCGAAGGCTGCCGACTGACGCTTGCGAACGTGGTTTCCGTGCGCATTTTTCTCCTGCATTTCGACGCCGACTACGACGCGATGAACCGCGTCTATGCAAGCTACTTCCCGCCCGGGCGGCGGCCGGCCCGCACCTGCGTGGGTGTGTCGGGTTTGGCCAAGGGCGCGCGCGTCGAGATCGACATGGTGGCCAGGCGCGACTGA
- a CDS encoding ABC transporter substrate-binding protein, producing MHNGSLLIRRSPIDTVMYGVASPRTCLFTTGEFDMLTDTECLGTQCSQGGAAGRGWRQWLFVALFATVAWAASPGSAHAADLARSPVCQSLQAQYPEFKGKTLVDAINPHTPGYEALDPKDPSHYVGFDIDLAEALGSCLGFSLKYTPVAFAALLPTLQSGQADLVISDIYATKERAKAADFITYSKVFDGVLVAKGNPKRITGINLSMCGTTAAENTGFVEVPLVQNLAEPCKAAGKPAPQLQLYDNNAACIQAILAGRADTYINDVNTVDQAVKAYPDKLSKAVAVTLPYHIGIGVSKSNPKLRDAIVLALGEIQKSGAQLAMMKKWGLDQGAIEPPIVISDK from the coding sequence TTGCACAACGGCTCGTTGTTGATCCGCCGTTCGCCGATCGACACGGTGATGTACGGGGTTGCATCCCCACGGACTTGCCTCTTCACAACCGGAGAATTTGACATGTTGACTGACACGGAATGCCTGGGTACGCAGTGTTCACAAGGTGGAGCGGCCGGCCGCGGCTGGCGCCAATGGCTGTTCGTGGCCCTGTTTGCCACAGTAGCCTGGGCTGCGAGTCCTGGCTCCGCGCATGCTGCCGATCTCGCGAGATCACCGGTTTGCCAATCGCTGCAAGCCCAATATCCGGAGTTCAAAGGAAAAACGCTGGTCGATGCCATCAACCCGCATACGCCGGGCTACGAGGCGCTGGACCCGAAAGACCCGAGCCACTATGTCGGGTTCGATATCGATCTCGCCGAGGCGCTCGGAAGTTGCCTGGGCTTCTCGTTGAAATACACACCCGTCGCATTCGCGGCACTGCTGCCGACGCTGCAAAGCGGCCAGGCCGACCTCGTGATCTCGGACATCTACGCGACGAAGGAGCGCGCCAAAGCCGCCGACTTCATCACTTACTCGAAGGTCTTCGACGGTGTTCTGGTCGCCAAGGGCAATCCGAAGCGCATCACTGGAATCAACCTGTCGATGTGCGGGACGACCGCAGCCGAGAACACCGGGTTCGTCGAGGTGCCATTGGTGCAGAACCTGGCGGAACCCTGCAAGGCCGCCGGCAAGCCGGCGCCACAACTGCAGCTGTACGACAACAACGCCGCCTGCATTCAGGCCATCCTCGCCGGGCGCGCGGATACTTATATCAACGATGTCAACACCGTCGATCAGGCCGTCAAAGCCTATCCGGACAAGCTCAGCAAGGCGGTTGCCGTGACGCTGCCGTATCACATTGGCATCGGCGTGTCGAAGAGCAACCCCAAGCTGCGCGACGCCATCGTCCTGGCCCTCGGTGAAATTCAGAAATCCGGGGCGCAACTTGCCATGATGAAAAAGTGGGGTCTTGACCAGGGCGCGATCGAGCCGCCAATCGTCATCAGCGACAAGTAA